From a single Daphnia pulex isolate KAP4 chromosome 2, ASM2113471v1 genomic region:
- the LOC124210403 gene encoding F-actin-uncapping protein LRRC16A-like isoform X2: MALGDKKDTLTHDIHESVRNVLGKHVKITERRAVRMETKGDKMENRILVFTPCRLFVFTPKIPTKIDFNLHYLDLQSIESKKLSQLTLSTVDKVYSFHTQEELNQTSDSLITAIVTAISDLFPGIPIDQVVRRIEVSPVGRMENLSNLLRGSSNDSELSIPCGNFSRQYACMCDYYGLPYREEVAWDVDTIYMSHNSKELNLRDFDHLDPKDLIPIIAALELNSFFLQFRCSHLKLSHECSERLLAVLKKSTTLEEIYVDNAGFKGDFANKLSMAIISNSNSSLHGIDLSHNLIEDRGIASLCGFLAKVRQGATHLSSSLSKAHRGLVKLSLSHCGLTGKGVAQIGHALVLNKCMASSLQHLDLSSNVAKDDINTICSFLAQPNVLTFLNLSNTDIALEPIFGALLRGGTTHLRHLDLSKNYFSTKKGKELPPSFKQYFTSALALRTIIVSHCKITPEALKNLLLGLACNESIDNVTLDLSNNILGNGGCHVLESCIHGVRCVSTLDISDNGIDVEMAGVLLSISRNKSMKKLILNKNFQNMKSKHATTVIDAFVHLLQEEDCVIEALCLVDCKLKSELYSLINAVGSNQSLQHLDLNGNYMGDPGARLLSKALQINTSLRALSIDRNSITVHGYSDIAYALESNRTLRCLSYPLHDIMVAAKTGTDKVDILWKQIQEALQRNMSLVGPSTNGPSTSVRSMQKSETSHNNSQNQLVDRLIMQVNEAIRSLQRQGSEGRSSDIENARNLLSDAHSAKELLGKLVSSVEVAQDNISLSSSMKPMVDEIQALLTSHLQSIGDNLWHCALQHCNTVMSDSVATEQLRKSIENQSLFPVSVIQKAVMDNAILQLTEQFNKMSAALCRTVSDGVMDEVVQSLTNIYKTLAGDSNLPLDCKKRSSTPDVLKSRTRINTEMNAQDGGDESEDTINNQQSDHSPVATPVASKRRNLLSRKLRPKSTVGMGQGASADDIPDLVPPLNEQLGSGHDDPDANEEEPGVNVDESQADVSRKSAPLKHLGLSRPKKPKTRLPTRSAALRVGGNSETASQESLDVDGDLSQGLDTFFHSTTMATTTGGSSVSLGSSRMRGSLGSVSSAELGSPSLESVSAESSPMHRSVAGDKPSDETAGSSSREELTLDEDAVKLKEKEKRKSEDDLSSVTREKRKDSGRGMGVRLLSSIFGKNPSPSPTGDGSPPPAPTKSPVAKTKLSSMTKEPESEPKLVEDEAEPAAPKRSAVPSKLGIGVGGNVLAEMKARQERRISGILHKQNSEESDFSERSEKPEPSKANSLSPNPLGGIRLRPTPHTPEDQEPPKLPERNNARFVRPTGLEEVESERNKSTNPLTGFRLRHRGGAEEAETAKLEDKSNALNQIRLRATSTVVDDSPSPDPTSDAKANPLSGVRLRSTGINVTDPLKSPNNGDSSAEIKSESRNSLTKLKPPPLAPKPRPWSIVGSDKKTEDTDISDAAKENDAKEAVKPSKVRAMAAAVNFNNSNSDVVRRSNKHSHEEPDGLPAEFSEPKDGAAVDQVDGPDSLSSIGFLNQQATLPQQQQQQPLISQQSPASLILNNFSLEDAVDV, from the exons ATGGCTCTCGGTGATAAAAAGGATACCCTCACTCATGATATTCACG AGAGTGTCAGAAATGTACTTGGTAAACATGTCAAAATCACTGAGAGGAGAGCTGTACGCATGGAAACCAAAGGggataaaatggaaaacaggATTCTC GTTTTTACTCCATGTCGACTATTTGTATTTACTCCTAAAATTCCAACTAAAATTGACTTTAATCTCCACTACCTTGACTTGCAATCCATCGAGAGCAAGAAATTATCACAG CTCACCTTGTCTACTGTGGACAAGGTTTATTCCTTCCATACCCAAGAGGAGTTGAACCAAACTTCCGATTCTCTGATCACTGCCATAGTCACAGCAATTAGTGACTTATTTCCAGGGATTCCCATTGA TCAAGTGGTACGACGTATTGAAGTCAGCCCAGTCGGTAGGATGGAAAACCTTTCCAATCTCCTTCGCGGTTCCAGTAACGATAGCGAATTAAGCATTCCATGTGGAAACTTCTCTCGTCAATATGCTTGCATGTGTGATTATTATGGATTGCCGTATCGGGAAGAGGTTGCTTGG GATGTGGACACGATATACATGTCCCACAACTCGAAGGAGCTGAACCTTCGAGATTTTGACCATTTAGATCCCAA GGATTTAATTCCTATTATCGCCGCTTTGGAGCTCAACTCCTTCTTCCTACAGTTCCGTTGCAGTCACTTGAAGCTGTCACACGAGTGCTCGGAACGTCTCTTAGCCGTCCTCAAGAAGTCAACCACTCTCGAAGAGATTTATGTTGACAATGCTGGTTTCAAAGG GGATTTCGCCAATAAGCTAAGCATGGCCATCATATCGAATTCAAACAGCTCACTGCACGGAATCGACTTGTCGCACAATCTCATCGAAGATCGTG GCATTGCTAGCCTATGCGGTTTCCTGGCCAAAGTTAGACAAG GCGCCACGCATCTCAGCTCGTCACTGTCCAAAGCCCATCGTGGTCTAGTGAAACTCTCGCTTTCTCACTGCGGGCTAACGGGAAAAGGCGTGGCTCAAATAGGGCATGCTCTTGTCCTCAACAAGTGCATGGCCTCGTCCTTGCAACATCTCGATCTGAGCAGTAACGTCGCCAAAGATGATATCAAT ACGATCTGCAGCTTTCTCGCCCAACCGAATGTGctgacatttttgaatttatcaaACACCGATATCGCACTTGAACCG ATATTTGGTGCTCTATTGCGTGGAGGAACGACTCATCTGCGTCACCTCGATTTGTCGAAAAATTACTTTTCCAccaaaaaaggcaaagagcTGCCACCCTCCTTTAAGCAGTATTTCACTTCCGCTCTGGCGTTGCGTACTATTATCGTATCCCACTGTAAGATTACACCAGAGGCACTAAA GAATCTTCTCCTTGGTCTGGCGTGCAATGAATCTATCGACAATGTCACATTAGATCTGAGCAACAATATATTGGGCAATGGGGGATGTCACGTCCTTGAGTCATGCATTCACGGCGTCCGTTGCGTCTCGACTTTGGACATTAGCGACAACGGGATCGATGTGGAAATGGCTGGTGTCCTACTCTCGATAAGCCGGAATAAGTCCATGAAAAAGCTTATCCTCAACAAGAACTTTCAGAACATGAAATCGAAACATGCCACGACCGTCATTGATGCTTTCGTTCATCTCTTGCAG GAAGAGGACTGTGTCATCGAGGCATTATGTTTGGTCGATTGCAAATTAAAGAGCGAGCTGTACAGTTTGATCAACGCGGTCGGTAGCAATCAGTCGCTGCAGCATCTGGACCTAAa CGGTAATTACATGGGTGACCCGGGCGCTCGTCTCCTTTCCAAAGCCTTACAGATCAATACGTCCCTAAGAGCGCTATCGATTGACCGGAATAGCATTACCGTCCACGGTTACAGTGATATCGCCTACGCACTGGAAAG TAACCGAACACTGAGGTGCCTATCGTACCCGCTGCACGACATCATGGTAGCCGCTAAAACCGGCACCGACAAAGTCGACATTCTTTGGAAGCAAATACAAGAAGCACTACAGCGCAACATGTCGCTGGTTGGTCCCTCGACCAACGGGCCTTCGACTTCTGTACGTTCAATGCAAAAGAGCGAAACGTCGCATAATAATTCTCAGAATCAGCTGGTGGATCGGCTTATCATGCAAGTGAACGAGGCCATTCGTAGCCTCCAGAGACAGGGTAGCGAGGGCAGGAGCAGCGATATCGAAAATGCTCGGAACCTTCTATCTGACGCCCACTCGGCCAAGGAG CTTCTCGGAAAATTAGTGTCCAGCGTTGAAGTGGCTCAGGATAACATATCGTTGAGTTCGTCGATGAAACCCATGGTCGACGAAATTCAGGCTCTGCTCACATCTCATCTGCAAAGCATTGGGGACAATTTGTGGCATTGCGCCCTGCAGCACTGCAACACCGTTATGAGCGACTCGGTCGCCACTGAACAGCTACGCAAATCGATCGAGAACCAATCGCTTTTCCCCGTCAGTGTTATCCAGAAGGCTGTGATGGACAATGCCATTCTGCAGTTGACTGAACAGTTCAATAAGATGTCAGCCGCACTCTGTCGGACGGTCTCTGACGGCGTTATGGATGAAGTGGTTCAGTCCTTGACTAACATTTACAAAACCTTG GCTGGAGATTCCAACTTACCCCTAGACTGTAAGAAACGCTCGTCCACGCCAGATGTACTCAAATCGCGAACACGAATCAACACCGAAATGAACGCCCAGGACGGCGGAGATGAATCTGAAGATACCATCAACAATCAACAATCGGATCATTCCCCAGTG GCCACTCCAGTGGCCAGCAAACGAAGAAATTTGCTGAGTCGAAAATTGCGTCCGAAATCGACGGTCGGCATGGGACAAGGCGCCTCTGCTGACGACATTCCCGACCTGGTTCCACCGTTGAACGAGCAGCTGGGCAGCGGTCATGATGATCCTGACGCCAACGAAGAAGAACCTGGAGTCAACGTAGACGAGTCTCAAGCCGATGTGTCTAGAAAATCGGCTCCCTTGAAACATTTGGGCCTGAGTCGGCCAAAGAAACCCAAGACACGTTTGCCCACCCGAAGTGCCGCACTGCGCGTCGGCGGCAACTCTGAAACGGCGTCGCAAGAAAGTCTCGACGTCGACGGGGATCTTAGCCAAGGGCTTGACACATTCTTTCACTCGACTACAATGGCAACCACGACAG GTGGGAGCAGCGTAAGTTTAGGCAGTAGCCGGATGCGAGGTAGTCTGGGCAGTGTCAGCAGCGCTGAGCTGGGTTCGCCCTCATTAGAAAGCGTGTCGGCAGAGAGCAGCCCAATGCATCGTTCGGTGGCAGGTGACAAACCGAGTGACGAAACTGCTGGGAGCAGTAGCAGGGAGGAGCTCACTCTGGACGAGGACGCCGTCAAAttaaaggagaaggaaaaacgcAAGAGCGAAGATGATTTGTCTTCAGTGACTAGGGAGAAACGGAAAGATTCTgg TCGTGGGATGGGAGTTAGATTGCTGTCTTCCATATTTGGGAAAAATCCGAGTCCGTCACCGACGGGCGATGGTTCGCCACCGCCAGCGCCGACCAAATCTCCTGTGGCCAAAACCAAACTCTCATCCATGACCAAGGAGCCAGAATCTGAACCGAAACTAGTTGAAGATGAAGCTGAACCTGCCGCACCCAAACGCTCCGCTGTTCCATCCAAGTTGGGCATTGGTGTCGGAGGCAACGTCTTGGCTGAAATGAAAGCCAGGCAAGAGCGTCGAATTTCCGGCATACTGCACAAGCAGAACTCTGAGGAATCGGATTTTTCAGAACGGTCTGAAAAACCCGAGCCCAGTAAAGCCAACAGCCTGTCGCCGAATCCGCTCGGAGGAATCAGACTGCGTCCGACACCGCATACGCCAGAAGATCAGGAACCGCCGAAATTGCCGGAAAGAAATAATGCTCGCTTTGTTCGGCCAACGGGACTGGAGGAAGTGGAGTCAGAGCGTAACAAATCAACCAACCCGTTAACCGGCTTCCGGCTCCGTCACAGAGGCGGAGCGGAAGAAGCCGAGACGGCCAAGCTGGAAGACAAATCGAATGCGCTAAATCAGATTCGACTGAGAGCTACCAGCACGGTTGTCGACGATTCACCTTCACCCGATCCTACCAGTGACGCAAAGGCCAATCCTCTGAGTGGCGTCCGGTTGCGCTCAACCGGAATCAACGTGACAGATCCGCTCAAGTCGCCCAATAATGGCGATTCCAGTGCGGAAATCAAGAGCGAATCAAGGAACTCTTTGACGAAATTAAAACCCCCGCCACTGGCACCCAAACCTCGACCTTGGTCTATAGTCGGTTCCGACAAGAAAACAG AAGATACTGATATTTCTGATGccgcaaaagaaaatgacgctAAAGAAGCTGTCAAGCCGAGCAAAGTTCGGGCTATGGCTGCGGCAGTCAActttaataattcaaattccg ATGTTGTCCGCCGTAGCAACAAACATTCTCATGAG GAACCGGACGGACTTCCAGCTGAGTTCTCGGAGCCCAAGGATGGTGCAGCAGTTGATCAAGTAGATGGGCCAGATTCTCTGAGTTCCATCGGGTTCCTCAACCAACAGGCTACGCTtccacagcaacagcagcagcagcctttgATTTCCCAGCAATCCCCAGcgtctttaattttaaacaactTTTCCCTTGAAGATGCCGTCGACGTGTAA